ACCCACGCACCTCGTCCCGGACAAACGGCAGATCGGACATGACGGCAGCCCCCCGCGATAGTGGTGCAGACAAAGCGCAGGAAGATATCGCCAAAGCGGCGGATGGTAAAGGGCGTCGCGACAATCGCACAACGCCCCCGGCGGTTATTTCTCTACAGGTTCTGGACGGATGGTCAGCACCGGGCAGGAGGCGCTCTTGACCACCTTCTCGGCCACGGACCCGAACAAAATGCGGTCGATGCCCTTGCGGCCGTGGGTGCCCATGACCAAAAGGTCGGCCTTCTCGCTCTTGACGGCGGCCAGGATCTCCTCGGCGGCGTAGCCGGTGAGCACCTTGCCGGTGCAGGCGACGCCCTCGAAGCGCTTGGCCACGAACTCCTCCATGGTGGTGTCCGCCCCGGCCACGATCTCGCCCACAAAATTCTCGATGGAGCTCGGCGGCACATGGAACCCCAGGTATTCGCTCAAGGATGGGGCCACGTACAGGCACAGCACCTTGGCCCCGAAGGCCTTGGCCAGTGTGGCCGCATAGTCCGCCACATGGGGACTGTGTTCCGAGAAATCCACGGCGCACAAAATTTTTTCGATCTTGGCCATGCGTTCGTCTCCTTTTTGTCCGCGCCGGGCGGGCGTGATAAAGTTTTTGCCGCAGGCGTCGAAAAGATCAGCACGGGGCCGTATTTTGTATGCCCAATCCAGGGGAAATAGACAAGCCGCCCGCCAGGGCCTATACGTTCAGCATACTCGGGGGGACATCCTGGCCGGGGAAAATTCTTCCCCGGCCCGGCCACAAATTTCCAATGATTTCAGTGCAAGAAATTGCACAGCTCTTGGCAGGATACTTGCTAGGAAAAGGCAAAACGTCGCAACGAGGTGAAGGCCATGAAGATCACGCAGGAACAGATAAACGCTCTGCGGCAGGCCGACAGCCAGGACCAATCCAGGACGACAGCGGAGGCCGGAGTCTTTGAGAGCCTGCTGAACCGGGAAGTCCAGGGAATCGAGGCACAGGACGCGGGCACGATCTCGGCGCCGCCCATCAGCGGCGGGATGCATGAGATCGCCTCCCTGCTTCAGGCCGAGGGCACGGCCCCGGCCCAGGATCTGACAGAAAAAGAGCGCACGGCCATGGAAAACGTGGATAGCTTGCTGACCGAATGGGAAAATTATGCCGACCAGCTGGCCTCGGGCAGCCAGGAAGGCGGACTGCGCGAGGCCTACGGCGTGCTTGAGCACATCGAAAGCGGCGTGCAAAAGCTCAAGCAGGACTGGCCGGGCATGTCCGAGGACAATCCCGGCATGGGCTCCCTGGTCAATGAACTGGAAGTGATGGCCGTCACCGAAAAGATCAAGTTCAACCGGGGCGACTACATCTAACCCCGTCCGCACTCCGCGAACCGGCCCGGCGGGTTGGATCGGCCTTACGCCGCATCCGTCGGGCCGACACCCCCCGCTTCATTCGCTGCGCCCGTCCCAGCGGGCCGGGAACGCCCCTGTCCGGGCCGCCCCACCCTTCCCTCGTCACGTCCGCCCGTCCCGGCGGGCCGGAAATTCCCGCAGGGCCTCATGTCGCGCCCCTGCGGGGCCGAGCACGCTTTGGTACAGCACGAACCGGTCCATGCGGCACGCGGGCCACACGGCCCCGGCCAACTGGTCGGCCACGCCGCGCCAGTCGCCCCGGCCCGGGGCGTCTTTTACCCGGGCCACGGTCAGATGCGGGGTGAAGACCCTGGCCTCGCGGGGATAGCCCACAGCGGCCAGGGCGGCATCCACGGCCCCGGCCAGTTCCCGGCAGGCCGGGCCCCCGGCGGCCAGCCCCACGGCGACCACCCGGGGACGGGCCGGACCAGGGAAAAACACGCCCCCCCCGGGCGACAGGTCGAAGGGCGAAAAATCCACGCCAGCCAGGGCCTGGATCAGGGCCGAAAGGCCCATGGGGCCCTCCAGGGGAACGTCGCCCAGAAATTTGAGCGTCAGGTGCCAGGTCTCGGGCCGCACAAAGGCCAGTTTCGTCGGGGCGACCCGGTGCAGCGCGGGCAGAAGCCCGGCCAGGGCGGCCTTCATGTCCTTCGGCAGGGGCAGGGCCACAAAGGCCCGCAGGTGTGAGGCAGGGTCCATGTCCATCCCCCGATGCGGGTGCGGACGCGGCCGGTTCGTCAGTGCGGGGCCGCAAGAGGTACGGTGAAATACCGCTCCACGATCTCGTCCACCACCACATCCGGCTTCTCGGCCAGGACCAGTTCCCGGTCGAAGCGGCGTGGCGCCTTTGCCGTGGTGGGAAACGGCCACTGGTAGACCACCCGGGAAAAGTGCTCGGACAAAAAGGGGATCAGATTCTGGCCGAAGGAATCCCGAACGATCACGGCCCGGGGCAGGCCGGAGCCCGGCCGCTCGAAGGCGTCGGCGGGACCAATGTCCCCGGGGCCGGCGAGCCCAGAGGCGTCCACCCGCACGGCCCGAAAGCCGTCCTTGGGAACCAGGGAGAACTTGTCCTCGACGAAGCAGTCGCCAAGCCCCAGCATGGCCGCCAGATCGCCGCCCACGCCGGGTATGGGGACCACCTGAAGGTCCGTTTGGGCCGCCGCGTCCAGGCCGGGGAAATATTTCGCCAAGGCCGCCAGAATGCCCCCGGCGGCCGCCCGGGCCCCCACCGGGGTCCAATGGCTGTCCGTGCGGTAATAGGCCTGGGTGGTTTTTTTAAGGTCGAGAAGGACCGGCCGCAGGTCCGCCACGGCCACCCCCGCCCCGGTCAAGGCGGCGATGAGCTGGTCCGTGCGGGTCGCGGGGCTGACCCGGTTGTACCGGGCAGGCAGCTTTTCGGGATAGATGGTCTGCTTGTTGGGGGCCACGACCACCAGGTAGGGGATGTCGCGCGCCGCCAGCCAGTCCCGCCGGGCCGTGAATTCCGCCGTCCAGGCCGCAAGCTCCTGCGGGGTAAAAAGCCGCGTCCCACGGTAATCCTCCACCGTGTTCAGCGTGGGGCCCTCCTTGGCCAGAAAAAGCCAGCCCCCGGGACCGGCCACCACGGAGAGGTCCGCCGTGGAGGAGTCCAGCAGGCAATAATCCAGGTAGTTTTCGTATTTGACCAAAAGCTTGCGAAACCCGAAGGCCTTTTCCACATAGCCGCCGCGCAGGATGTTGAAGGCCCGCAGCACCCCGGCCGGGCCGAGGCCGTCAAAGGGCGAGGGCCCGGGACCGGCCTCCATGACGTTGACCTCCGGGGCCACACGAAACGCGGCGTTGAAAAGGGGCAGGCAGATCAGGCAGGCAAAGACGGCGGTCCCGAGCAGATGGATGGCCCAGGCGGGCCGGGAGACGGGCAGTACGGTCATGGGCGCTGTTTGTGGATGGCGCGGGGGGACGCCTCACGGGATTCATGAGGCGTCCCGGGTCGCATCAAGCCTGTGTGAGTCGCCAAGATTCCGGCCATGGCTAGAATTGGAAATAAATAAACGGGTTGTGGGTGCCGCTGGCCAGGGACATGACGCACAGGATAAAAATGGCCGGGGTCGCCACCAGACTCACCAGGGCCTCAATGACGTCGTCCAGGCCCGCCGTGCGGCGGTTGGCCGCAAGCTTCTCGCGCCAGGCCTTGATCCTGGGGATGATGGGCATGGAGCCCACAACCCCGACGCACAGCGCCAAAATGACCTTGGGGTTCACAAAAAGTCCCACATGCCATTCCAACCCCGACCCGGTCCCGAACCCGGCCATGGCCTGAATATAGGCCAGGGCCGTGGACAGATCGGCGGCCCGGAAAAAGACCCAGCCCACCATGAACACCAGGATGGCGTACGCGTGGGAGAAAATCCGGGGTCCTTCGTCCAGGAACTTCCCGAACCGTCCCCTCTCCATGACCAGAAAGGCCCCGTGAAAAAGACCCCAGACGATGAAGCTCCAACTGGCCCCGTGCCACAGGCCGGTCAGAAAAAACACGATCACCAGATTCAGGCGCACCCGGCCCGGGCTGCACCGGCTGCCGCCCAGGGGGATGTACAGATAGTCCCGAAACCAGGTGGACAGGGAGATGTGCCAGCGCCGCCAGAACTCGCGCAGGGACCGGGAGATGTAGGGATAATTGAAGTTTTCCATGAACTTGAATCCGAACATGTTGGCCAGGCCGATGGCCATGTCCGAATATCCCGAAAAATCGAAATAAATCTGAAGCGTATAGCACAGGATGCCCAGCCAGGCCACGGGCGCCGTGAGCTGGTCCGGGGGGATGCTGAAGATCTTGTCCGCCGGCATGGCCACCACGTTGGCCAGAAGCACCTTCTTGCCGAGTCCGGCCACGAAGCGGTTGATGCCCCTGGAGAAGCGGGCCATGTCCACATGGCGGCTCAGGAGCTGTCCGGCGATGTCCTTGTAGCGGACGATGGGACCGGCCACGAGCTGGGGAAAAAGCGAGATGTACAGGGCCGTGTTGGGCAGGGACATCTGGGGCGGCGTCTGCCTGCGGTAGATGTCCATGATGTAGGAGATGCAATGGAAGGTGAAGAAAGAGATGCCGATGGGCAGATGCACCCGGCCGATGACGATGGGGTCGATGCCCAGTCCGGCCGTGAACCCGTTTACGTTGTCCACGATGAAGTTGGTGTATTTGAAGATGACCAAAAGGACGATATTGAAGGCGATGGCGCAGGAAATGGCCAGCTTGGACTCGGAACGCTGGTGCTCCCTGTAGACCCAGATGCCGAAAAGGTAATTGGCCATGATGGACACAAGCATGATGGCCACGTATTCGCCCTCGCCCCAGGCATAAAAAAACAGGCTGGCCGCCAGAAGCAGCCAGTTGCGGGCCCGGCCGAAGGAAACCAGCATAAAGTAGCCGGCCAGGACCAGGGGCAGGAAATAGAACAAAAACGCAGCGGAGCTAAATACCATAGGAATTGCGCATGCAGCCGGTTTTTACGGTTGGAGGGGGCGTGCGGTTCGTCGCGCACGTCTTGCCGGGGTGACCGCTCTTACCCAAGCGGGCCGGTTTTGACAACTCCCGCCCCCCGGCCATGGCGCACGCCTCCCCGGCCCGGCATGGCCGCAGGGAGAAACGAACAGGTCCGGTCGGCCGCAGGCCCCGCTCCCGCGCCTCCCTCGGCCATGGCGGCGCCTGGGCAACTCCTGCTTTGGTTTTTTCGGCCAAGGGGGTATGCTGTCCGACCGGGCGGCGCGGGCAGCCCACGGCAGCCATTTTTTGCCGCCGGACACCAGGACGCCGATGCTCCGGCCCCCCATCCGGCTCCACATCCGATTCCACGAGGCGATCCCCATGGACGAGACCCAGCGGCTGCGCGACATCCTGCAACGCCTTCCCCAGGGCACGGTGTGGCGTCCCGTGCGCGACGCCTCGGGCGAGCTTTTGGCCGAGGGCTCGGGGCTGGGGGAGGACGGCCTTTCGGACTATCTCCCCGGGGTGAGCTTTGCGGGCAAGACCGTGTGCGACCTGGGCTGCAACCTGGGGTATTTTTCCTTCATGGCCGCACGGGGAGGCGCGGCGAGCGTGACCGGGTTCGATGTGGACCCCCTGGTGGTGGAGGGGGCCACGCTTCTGGCCGCCATGCAGGGATATGGCAACGTGCGCTTCCAGGTGGCCGATTTCACCAACGTCCCGCCGCAGGTGCGCTACGACCTGGTGCTGGTCATCGACTTCATCGGCCGGGGGACCATCGTCAAAGGCCGCCTGGACGCGGTGCTGGACGCGGCCGCGCTCCACTGCCGGGAACGCATGGTCTTCACCCTGCGCCCCATTTATCCCCTGGCCGACCTGACCGGCAGCGATCCCCGCTCCCTGGCCGCCCGCTACGGCGACGAGTTCGTGCACGACGGCCGTTTTCACCTGCTGGACTACGCCGCACACCGGTTGGCGGACTTCAGCCCGACCCTGCTGACCCCGCCCGGGGATCCGGCCAGGCGCTTCAAGCACGCGGTGCTTTTTCGAAAAATATGACGGGCCGCCCGGCGCATGTCCGGTCGGCCCGCTTTTCTCCAGGCGATGGCCGCGCCCCTATTGGGCCGGGGCCGTGGGCGCGTCGATGGACATGTACTTGGTCTTTGAACCCGAATCCCGGACCATGCCGCCGGGGTTGTCCGACAGTTCGTCGGTCTGGGAGCCGCGTCCGGTGACCTCGAGGATGTTGGGGCCCTTGTAGATGATGAGGTTGCCCAGTACGTCGCGCACCTTGCGGGCGTCCACCTCAAGCTTGACGAAGGCGTTGCCGGACTCGTCCCAGCCCCAGCCCCGGTTGGGGCTGTTTAAGCCGGGGTTTGGCACATAGGCCCCGAAGATGGCGGCGCAGACCTTGGAGCGGTTGACGTCCTTGGTCAGGATGAAATTCTCCATGGTGCTTTGGCTTAAGATCTTCTCCCCCACCAACAGCTTGGCCAGTTCGTCGTGGGCGTTGACCAGGGCCGCGCGCAGGGCCATGAGCGGCGGCCTCGAGGCCTCGGTCATGGTGCCGAAGCCGAAGCCCTCCACGGTGACGCCCTTGAAACGCACCAGATCGCCCACCACGTTGACCACGTCGCCCAGTTCGATGTGCCCGAAACACAGGGCGATGTCGCGTTCCTTGTCGTAGATCATCTTGTCGACTTTGATGCCCTTGATGACCGCCGCGGCCTTGGTCTCGGCCTTGTAGCTGGGGTCTTCGGTCAGCCCCAGGCGACTCTCGCTTTTCACCTTGTAGCCGATGACCGCCTCCACGATGTTGCGCTTGAGGTCCTGCTCGGCCATTTTTTCGGTCATAAGCTGCTTGTTCCCGGCCAGGGCCGCCTGGGCCGCGAACGCCAGGATCACCGCCATGGCCAGAATTCCCGCTTTTTTCATGATATCGCTCCTTGTGCTGCCCGACCCTAGAGGCCGAAATAGCCCACGATCCGTTTCCAGACCCGCTGCACCTCTCCCCACACGCCGCCGTCGGCCCCGGAGCCCCCTGCCGCGCCGCCGCCCTGAATCCCGGCCGGGGCAGGGGGCGGGGCAAAGGCCGGTGCCTCCTCCACGCGCCCTTCCCGGATGGTCACCGTCTCCTTGAAGGGGGCGGCCATGGGAATGTTCAGGGTGGTCAGTTCCGTCCGGCCGGGGACGGCCATGGGGGCCAGGGCCAGATCAATGGCCTGGGTTCCGGCCGCTCCCTGCACATGCTCGGGTTTGCCCGGGGCCTTGGAGGGGGGTAGCGGCGTCACCCGCACGGCGTCCACGGCCACGAACAGCCTGGACGGATCCTTGGGGTCCGGTTTGAACCGGGCCTCGAACTCGATGGTCCCGTCCCGGGGAACCTTGCCCTGCTCCTTCAGCCGTTCCAGCACCTTGTCCCGCACCTGGCGGCGGCTGGCCGCCCATTCGTCCATGAGCGCCTTGTTGCCGCCCACCACCGCACCCTGGCCCGGCTGGCCCGGCTGAACGGCAGGGGCCGGTTGCCCGGGATTGGCCGGTTGGCCGCCCCCCGGGCCGGTCTGGGCTGAAGCCGGAACCGGCAGGCCCAGCAGGGCCGACACGGCCAGGACCGAAAGGATTTTTTTCATGGCATGCCTGTCGTGTTGCGCCTTTTTTGAAGGCTACTGGGCCTGTCCGGCGCCCGTCTGGGTGTTGCCCGGCGTACCCGGGGCCGGGGCCGTGGGCACGTCGAGGTTCATGTACTTGGTCTTGGACCCGGAATCGCGGATCATGCTGGCCGCGCCGGACCCTTCCTGCAGGGGCGTCAGGTCGTCGGTCTGGGAGCCCCGTCCCGTGACCTCCAGGATCTCCGCTCCCTTGTAAATGATGAGGTTGCCCAGGATGTCCTGCACCTTGCGCGGATCGAGTTCGAGCTTGACGAAGGCGTTGCCGGATTCGTCCCAGCCCCAGCCCCGGTTGGGGCTGTTTAAGCCCGGATTGGGGATGTAGGCCCCGAAGATGGCGGCGCAGACCTTGGACCGGTTGATGTCCTCGGTCAAAAGGAAGTTTTCCATCTTGCTCTTGCTTAAGATCTTTTCACCCACCAAAAGGGCCGCCATCTGGTTGTAGGCGTCGAGCGTCGCCGCACGCAGGGCCATAAGCGGCGGCCGGGCCGCCTCGGTCATGGTCCCGAACCCGAACCCCTCCACGGTGACACCCTTGAAACGCACCAACTCGCCCACCACATTGACCACGTCGCCCAGGTCGATGTGCCCGAAGCACAAGGCGATGTCGCGTTCCTTGTCGTAGATCATCTTGTCGACTTTGATGCCCTTGATCACCGCCGCAGCCTTGGTCTCGACCTTGTAGCTGGGGTCTTCGGTCAGGCCCAGGCGGCTCTCGCTTCGGACCTTGTAGCCGATGACCGACTCCATGATGGCCCGCTTCATGTCCTGCTCGGCCATTTTTTCGGTCATAAGCTGCCTGTTTCCGGCCAGGGCCAGGGCGGGCACGAGCCATGCGGCCCAAAAAACAGCCCAGAACAGGGAGAAAGCGGCGTTACGTTTCATGGTCGTCCTCACTTGCCTTGTTCGGCAGGGGGGTCGGCGACAACCGGCCTGCCCTCTTTCATGTTCACGGTCTCCTGCACGGTCCCGCCCACGGGCACATCCAGCCCTTCCAGCTCAACGTACCGGGAGATGTCCAGCGGGGCGAAGGCCTGGGCCATGTCCCGGGCCGGATCGTCCGCGCCGGGAGTTCCGGCCCCGGCCATCCCGGGGAGCAAAACGATCTCCAGGGATTCGACGGAAATCCGCAGATGGCCATGACGGTCGGGATCCGGCGCGGCCTTCGCCGTAAAGCTCACCGTGCCGTCGGCAGGCAACCGGCCCTGTCGACGCAGGAGGTCGAGCACCTCGTCGCGGATCAGGCGGCGCTCTGCGCCCCAACGCTCCATGAGCGCGGCGTTGCCGCCCAGGGGCTGTGCGCCGTCCTCGGCCCGCAGGGTTGCGTCCGGGAGCGGCCCACACAGGCACCCAGCCGTAAGCGCCAGGGCGCATGCCCACGATCTCGCATCCATTGCCGCCTCCGCCCGGGGAAACCCCATCCCCTGTCCGTCCGCCGTCCGTCCGCCAGCCGTCTGGGAAACCGGTCCCCTGCCGCCGCGTGCAACCATCGCCGAGCCCAGGCCTCCCACCCGGGAGACGCCGCCAGCAGGCGACGCCTTCCGGATGCGGGGATGCCGAGGCGCGGGCTAGAACTCACTCGGATCGATGGCCTTGCCGCCGCCCTTGAAGGACTTTTCAATCCGGGGCTGGGGCGCAGGCTTGGCCGGGCCCTTGCCGCAGGAACGCTTGGCCTCGTCATATCCCTGCCTGGCCGGAAGGGAGGCGGGATCGAGCTCCAGGGCCCGGGTGAACATGGCCAGGGCCGCCGGGCAGTTGCCCTCGGCCAGATAAATGTTGCCCAGATAATAATAGACCTGGGGGTTGGTGGAATACATGGCCCGGCACTGTTCCAGCTCGCGCCTGGCCTGGAAGTAGTCGCCCTTGGTGTAGAAAAGAATGCCCAGGGCCTCCCGGGCGCGAACCAGGCCCGGGTTGTAGCGCAGGGCGGTGGCCAGGGAGTCCTCGGCCTTGCGCAGCATGTTCTGCTTCAGGTAGCACAGGCCCAGATAATAATGGGCGTCGGCCATGGACGGCGACATGCTCACGGCGGCCTCGAAAAGCTGGGTGGCCTGCACGAAATCCTCGGCAGTAAAGGCCTGCATGCCCATGTCGTAGTACTGCTGGGCGGTGTAGGCGGGATAGGGCTCCTCCACCTGCTTTTTGCATCCCACGGCGAGCATGGACAGGCACATGAGTGTGACGAAAACGTACGCCATGCGGGTTTTCATGGTGATTTCTCCTTTGATTTTTGCGCGTTGCGCCGGAACTCCGTCCCTACTTCATCTTGTCCAGATCCTGGACGCACTTTTGCACCAAACGCTGGGTCATGGTGTCCAGGGTCACCTGCTTGGCCTCGGAGCGCGAAATGCCCAGCGCCCCGCCGCCGGAAGAACCCATCTCCATCTTGTCCTCGAAATAGCCCGTGGCCTTTTGTTCGCCGGTGTTGGCGTCGAGAACCTTGTAGCGCATGCCGATGATCCAGATGCCCGTGGCGTCATGGGCGTGGACGGAGCCCACGGCCGCGCCGGTGGCCACTCCGGCCGCCCAGCTATCGGTGGCCGAGCCCACGGCGCTCCCGGCGATGGCCCCCAGCCAGGCTCCGTCGAAGCTGGTCTTGACCTCGGCCACGGGTTCGGCCTTGAGGATGTCGAAGCGCACCAGCCAGTTGGTGGCCTGGAACTTGCCCTTCTTGAATTTTTTGAGCTGCGTGGCGTCGCCCAGATTGGCCGCGATCTCCAACTCCTGGAGCATGGGGCCCAGATCCGAGCGCTCGAGCACCTGAAATTTGGCCTGCCCCAGCTCCAGTTCGGCATAGTCGGCGATGTTGTTGGCCCCGACCTTCTGGGTATAGGTGGCGTTGGCGCTCTTGATTTCGCCGGGGATGACCACCAACACCGGCCCGGGTTTGTCCGAATAGACGATGGGCTGATACATGGTCTGGTCGGCGATTTCATTGGCCCGCCTGGACGACGACTTGCAGCCCGAGACCATGACCAAGGCCAGCGCGACCACGACCAACACGGAAACTCTGCCCCTCATTTTCCCTACCTCCTCCGATTTTCCTGGTTTCGAAAATGCTCCCGCCCCGTCCGCCTCCCTCTCCCGCGTCGGCGTCCCCACCCGGCGAACCGGCCTCCCTCGTCCGGCCTTCGCCGCACACCGGGCAGCAACGCACCGCATGGCCGCCCCACCAGCCCGACACGCTGCATCATGCCGCGCCATGCAAAACAGCCGGGCCTAGAAATTTTTCACCGCGTCCAGCCCCGTCTTGCTCCCCGGCTGCGGCTCCTCGGACAGCTTTTTGACGATCTCCGGCGACACCTCGGCCAGCTTCTGCTTCGTCTCCTCGGACTTGACGACTTCCTTCAGGCGGGCCGGGGCGGCCGTGCCCAGGGCGGCCGGAGGCACGGTGTTGAGCTTCTCCGTCAGGGCCGCCGCATCCAGGCTGGCGGCATACTTCAGGCGCACCACGTTTCCCTTGGCCGACTCCAGGGAAAAGGCCCCCTGCCCCACCTTCTGATTCAAAGGCTCAATGATGGCGCTGACCAGAAGATCGTTGAAGTTGCCCCGGGAACCGGTGAACTCCACCTCGTAAAGCGACAGCCCGGTCTTGTCGAACTCCCGGAAGTCGATGTTGAGCACCGGCCGAAGCCCGATGAACTCCTTGCGCAGAAGCTGGCCCAGGTCGTAGCTGGGCAGTCCCGCCACCTCGAGTTGGAACATCTTGGACGGGGCCTGCAGGTGCTCTTCAAAAAACTCCCGGGAGAACTCGCCGCCGATCAGCCGCCCAATCTCCTCGATGGCCTGGTCCTCGTCGGCCCAACTCTGCTTCTTGGGCACCTGGTTGTTGAAATAGATCTCCTCACCCGTGTGGTTGTCCATGCATTTGACGCTCCAGGAGGTGAGCACGTACTTGGTCACGGTCAGCCCCGAGGCCGGAAGCCTGGCGCTGACGGTCTTGAACTTGGCCTCGCCCATGATGGAGAAGTCCGCAGCCTTGGGGGCCGACGCCGTCAGCGTGGCCTCCACGGCATTGCCGTCGGTCTTTTTCTCGAACCGGGCCTTGAGCTGGTCCACATGCTCATCTGACCACACCCGGTAGCCGAAGCTTTTGATGTGTTCCTTGAGCACGTTCTCGGCGATTTCCGAACGCTCGGTCACCACCTCCGGGCCGCGCTCGGCGTCGCGGATGAAGATGGCCACGGACACGCGCGGGTTGCCGTGTTCCTTGAGCAGGGCCACCCGCTCCCCCCGGGACATCTCGGCCAGGGCCTCGGTGATGGGAACCACCGACACCTCGGCCTTCATGAGCATGTGCGCAAATCCGTCCTCGCCGATCCAGGGCTCGGACTCCTTGATGACCCGCTTGATGAGCCCCTGGGAGCGGGACAACACCCGGTCGCTGATCAGGGTGTAGTTCTCGACCAGGGTGGAGGTCTCCACGTAGGCCCCCACGGCCTTCTCCAGGATCTGGGCCTTGGCGTCGCGGCGCAGATCCTCGATCATCAGCGCCTTGTCGCGCTTGTAGGCGTCGGCGTTGGGATCGGCCAACCCCTCGGCGGTGATCACGATGAAGGCGTCTTTTTCCTCGGCGGCCGGGGCGGCCTGAATCTCCAGGGGCTTTTTGGCGGCCTTGTCCGCCGCCGCAACCGGGGCAGGCAGGGCGCCAAGCCAGACGCATCCGGCGAAAACGGCCACGACAAGCGCCGCCAGGGCCTTTGTTTTGCGAACTCGCTTCAT
Above is a genomic segment from Desulfolutivibrio sulfodismutans DSM 3696 containing:
- a CDS encoding universal stress protein — its product is MAKIEKILCAVDFSEHSPHVADYAATLAKAFGAKVLCLYVAPSLSEYLGFHVPPSSIENFVGEIVAGADTTMEEFVAKRFEGVACTGKVLTGYAAEEILAAVKSEKADLLVMGTHGRKGIDRILFGSVAEKVVKSASCPVLTIRPEPVEK
- the thpR gene encoding RNA 2',3'-cyclic phosphodiesterase, with product MDPASHLRAFVALPLPKDMKAALAGLLPALHRVAPTKLAFVRPETWHLTLKFLGDVPLEGPMGLSALIQALAGVDFSPFDLSPGGGVFFPGPARPRVVAVGLAAGGPACRELAGAVDAALAAVGYPREARVFTPHLTVARVKDAPGRGDWRGVADQLAGAVWPACRMDRFVLYQSVLGPAGARHEALREFPARRDGRT
- a CDS encoding alginate O-acetyltransferase AlgX-related protein — its product is MTVLPVSRPAWAIHLLGTAVFACLICLPLFNAAFRVAPEVNVMEAGPGPSPFDGLGPAGVLRAFNILRGGYVEKAFGFRKLLVKYENYLDYCLLDSSTADLSVVAGPGGWLFLAKEGPTLNTVEDYRGTRLFTPQELAAWTAEFTARRDWLAARDIPYLVVVAPNKQTIYPEKLPARYNRVSPATRTDQLIAALTGAGVAVADLRPVLLDLKKTTQAYYRTDSHWTPVGARAAAGGILAALAKYFPGLDAAAQTDLQVVPIPGVGGDLAAMLGLGDCFVEDKFSLVPKDGFRAVRVDASGLAGPGDIGPADAFERPGSGLPRAVIVRDSFGQNLIPFLSEHFSRVVYQWPFPTTAKAPRRFDRELVLAEKPDVVVDEIVERYFTVPLAAPH
- a CDS encoding MBOAT family O-acyltransferase, which gives rise to MVFSSAAFLFYFLPLVLAGYFMLVSFGRARNWLLLAASLFFYAWGEGEYVAIMLVSIMANYLFGIWVYREHQRSESKLAISCAIAFNIVLLVIFKYTNFIVDNVNGFTAGLGIDPIVIGRVHLPIGISFFTFHCISYIMDIYRRQTPPQMSLPNTALYISLFPQLVAGPIVRYKDIAGQLLSRHVDMARFSRGINRFVAGLGKKVLLANVVAMPADKIFSIPPDQLTAPVAWLGILCYTLQIYFDFSGYSDMAIGLANMFGFKFMENFNYPYISRSLREFWRRWHISLSTWFRDYLYIPLGGSRCSPGRVRLNLVIVFFLTGLWHGASWSFIVWGLFHGAFLVMERGRFGKFLDEGPRIFSHAYAILVFMVGWVFFRAADLSTALAYIQAMAGFGTGSGLEWHVGLFVNPKVILALCVGVVGSMPIIPRIKAWREKLAANRRTAGLDDVIEALVSLVATPAIFILCVMSLASGTHNPFIYFQF
- a CDS encoding class I SAM-dependent methyltransferase is translated as MDETQRLRDILQRLPQGTVWRPVRDASGELLAEGSGLGEDGLSDYLPGVSFAGKTVCDLGCNLGYFSFMAARGGAASVTGFDVDPLVVEGATLLAAMQGYGNVRFQVADFTNVPPQVRYDLVLVIDFIGRGTIVKGRLDAVLDAAALHCRERMVFTLRPIYPLADLTGSDPRSLAARYGDEFVHDGRFHLLDYAAHRLADFSPTLLTPPGDPARRFKHAVLFRKI
- a CDS encoding tetratricopeptide repeat protein, encoding MKTRMAYVFVTLMCLSMLAVGCKKQVEEPYPAYTAQQYYDMGMQAFTAEDFVQATQLFEAAVSMSPSMADAHYYLGLCYLKQNMLRKAEDSLATALRYNPGLVRAREALGILFYTKGDYFQARRELEQCRAMYSTNPQVYYYLGNIYLAEGNCPAALAMFTRALELDPASLPARQGYDEAKRSCGKGPAKPAPQPRIEKSFKGGGKAIDPSEF